Genomic window (Musa acuminata AAA Group cultivar baxijiao chromosome BXJ1-9, Cavendish_Baxijiao_AAA, whole genome shotgun sequence):
TTGATAGGGCACAAGCAAGCATTAATATCATTGTCAGATAAGCGAGAGTTAGCTTTTCTTGGAAATGAACTCCAATGCTTAGGGTGAGttttggtgctacctcctgaagtTTCATATTTGGCATGGCTTTCAAAATTTGAGCACACGATGTCTATTCTTTATGATTACCTGTTATCTATATGATTGTATTCAGATTCTTTACGTCGTAGTAGGTGGTCTCTTCCTTGGTTGCTTGAAAgcaaaatatattatcatataaATGAATATTTTTGATCCAAACTGTAGTCTTCTAGTTTTGCTCTAACTTTTCTTCAAGAGATTTTGGCATAGTTCAGTTCAATTTTTCTTTGTTGTTTAGGACATTCTTATCCTCAAATAGAGCTGGATCATAGTGCCTATCCTCCACAGAAGTTTGTTCAATTACTGGTTGGTATGCATCACCGAGTGATAAAGAGCTAGCCAACCTGTTGATTAATTACTGGATGTCAATGCAAAAGAGGAGCCCACACCCTCTCTACACAAGATTGTAGTATCTTTCCTGCCCCAACTCATTCGATAGtttttttgggtaaacttgtAATTTAAAAGCCAATGGCTTGCCAATATGCCCTTCAAGAGAGTTATATGATGTCTCATTTAGATCTCTCTCTGGAATATTTCATTAAACACTTGATGATTGATGAACTGTTCGATATCTTTTTTCACTATAATTAGCAGTTGTCCTGTAACATTAATAGAGGTTTGTGTCACAATAACATTTCTTCTGGGTGAAAAAAATACATTTCTTTCTTTGGAAGTGGCTGAAAGCCTGGAACAATTCGGAAAAGGCCTTACCTTATCGCTTGACCAAAACATTGACTATCTTTTTGGTGTTTAATTTGGTTTTATGTGGAAAGCCATGGTTTTAATTAGTGTAaggtattaataaacttctttttGAGGTGCATGGATGGAAGTGGCTTCATGATTATGCCTGTTGTGACCTAAGGGCCTGAATTGCCCGTAGCTTTTACATAAGATAAGTTCATACCAACAGTGAGCAGAAAAATATATAGACTACCTTTATTCAAGAAAATGCACATATGACTAATAATCACCTTCATCACCTAATGAGCCAATTCCTTGTGAGTGAAAAAACCTATAATTTTACTGACTAGTTATGTGTACCTTGTAAACCATGGAAAGCTGGCAGACCAATAATTTAACCACTTGTTGTTTTCTCCCTGTAAGCATTTACATGGACTTTTTTCTTGAGTTCTGACTGGATATATATTTACTCTTTTGGTGTGTAAATTTGTTAGGTGGTATTGTAGATGTGTCAATTAGCATTTCATGGTCATCTTGCTTTTAAGTTTCAAGATTTATACTGTTCTTTATTTCAGCTACATTTCTTGAGATCTGTCTCTTGCAGTTATTTTCACATGTAACTCAGCCTGTGGCGGGCAGGATTAcagttgtttttaaattttattattgcaTGGCTTCACAGACAGCTATATTCTTGTAGGTATTCTATTGTTTCAACTGGAGGCACAGCATCCTCGTTAGAAGAATCTGGTGTCTCTGTCACCAAGGTTGAAGATATTACCCATTTCCCAGAGATGGTAAACTTAATTAAGTTATTTCTATTGACTACTTTTTGTTGTCTCATCATCATAGGTGTTTCTTTTCCTAAATATTTTAGTTAACTTCTGCATTTTTGGAACTTGGAGCAAATTTAGTGTAACTTGATTATGTGGCTgtctttttattttctcttttattgTCACCCTGTGATAGCTTAACGAGTTCCAagtcttgtttcttttttttggaaaaatgatgGCTTAGATCGAAAGAACAAACTCAACTATTGTGATCTATCTAGTTTATGAAGATGTATGTAAAATATCATGTATGGAACAGAAAAGAGAATTGGAGGGATGATTGCTCTCTTTGTATCAACAAAGAAAAGCATCTCATTGTGCAGTCCAAACTGACTTATTAGTTAAAACTTAAAATGATTTTGCCAAATAATCCAACTACATGATGTGAAGTTGGTCCATTTGACTTTGAATTGGGTTTCCGGGGGCTTTGATTGAGACACGTATTTTGTTTTTCACTGAAATGTTTGTAATTTGTGACTGTTTATTATTCCTGCAGCTTACTTCATGGAAGCTTCAAGTTTAAATTCTATTTTAGCCGGAAAAATAGTTTTTGTAATGTCTCTGATTTAGTCTCCAAGGAGGTTCAAGTGAGGTGTGTCATACATGTGATTGTGTTTTGTGTTCCTGTTTGTTAGTTGAGTTACAATATTGAATTAAACTTTGAAGATTTCTCATTTTCAGTATGACTTTTATTTGGAATCTTCTAATTGGAATTCAAAGGTAGTTGTCTTGTGATATCTCTACAAATAGAAAGCCCTGTGGTCCTCTTAGctttatatgaaagtgttaaatagAAGGTAAACTAAGAGAATTATACTTTGATACTGATACATGATGTACAATGAAATGGCTTATTGATTATTGCAGCTAGATGGTCGGGTGAAAACTTTACATCCTAGCATACATGGTGGCATTCTTGCTCGAAGAGATCACCATCATCACATGGAAGCCTTAAATAGGCATGGTATTGGTGAGTTGTTCACCATTATGTTATTTTACACTGTTCATTCTTTGAGTATCTTGCTAATCTCATTTTGGCATAAATGATCCACTACGCCATAGAAATAGGATATTTTAGGATTGAAGATATTTTGCAGGTACATTTGATGTGGTGGTGGTGAACTTGTATCCATTCTATGAAAAAGTTACTTCTTCTAATAAAATTGCTTTTGAGGATGGAATTGAGAATATTGACATTGGTGGCCCTACCTTGATACGAGCTGCAGCTAAGGTTATCATTTTGGAAGTCATTGGACATTGGTACTTCTTACTCACCATGTAGATTTGCTAAAAGTGCGTATTATTTTGACAGAATCACAAGGATGTTTTGGTTGTTGTCGATCATGAAGACTATCCAGCTGTCTTGGAATTTCTGCGCAGAGAACAAGATGATCAGGAGTTCCGCAGGAAACTGGCCTGGAAGGCTTTTCAGCATGTTGCTACTTATGATTCAGCTGTCTCAGAGTGGTTGTGGAAGCAAACAGAGAATGGTAAGCATCATTATCACTCGTTTTCGGGTCATACAATCTCATAATCAAGTTGTCAAAATTATTGTTTGATATTGTCTTCTTTAGGAGAAAAGCTTCCACCCAGCTTTACGGTACCACTCTCACTCAAAAGTACACTTCGATATGGTGAAAATCCTCACCAGAATGCTGCATTTTATGGGGACAAGAGTATATCTGTGGTCAATTCGGGTGGTATTGCCACTGCCATACAACATCATGGGAAGGTGAGAAAGGCTTGTGACATATGGAGATACATTTTCTCGTCTCCTACTACACTAGACATGATGTCACTAAAATGTTTTTTGTGATCCTACATCTGATTGTTGATCTCCCACTTTTGCAGTCAAAGCTTTTTATTGGATGTTAGTCATTATCAACTTTAGCAAATTTTGTTTGTCACACAGTAGTGTGCTGCTCATCATAGTACACAAGATTGTCACAACTTAGTTAAACACTGTAGTGTGCCAGTACTTATTCATCAGAGCATGAATGGGGGCGCAGACCGTCCCTTTCCGAACTGTCTTATTCTTTAGGGTTTTAGCGTGATGTGGACACTCATGACATGCAGTGTCACCCACTCACCAGCCACCTGGTTGCCTGCCATTGCTGGACCTTCAGGTAAttgtcctcttctcctccttgatTCTCGTCTGCACCTGCACCCtcatcctctcttcttttccttccCCTCCTGTCAACTGCCACCTCCTCCACCTTTCCCTTCTTGGTACCATAATACATACCGGCATAATATGTGTCAGTATACCTGTACTGGTTTGACCATCAACCGGCACGGGTCTGATACTCGAGATGTAAAACCCTGGTTAAACATTATTGGTTTTATGAGGTTGTGAAGTGGCTGTGGGATGTGGaaactaatttaaaatattatgccACGATCGATAAAAGGTTGATGACATGTTACTTTGCCAACTGCCAATATTTGGTACAAGAAATGGCTAAAATTTTGAAAGCTTATAATTCAGCAGGTTAGGTTAATTGGAACTCGTCAAGTTGTAAGTGTAATCATCTGTTTATGAAATTTCTAGTGAGTCAAAATCATTCTCTCTTGCTTCTGAAACCCGTTATATTTATGCTGAACTCAAGCTTACCATGGACCATATAATTGCATATATTTATCTGATATGGTCATGCGAGTCaaaatatttctttctttcctGTTCTTGATTATTGTCCCTTCCATGGTATGACGTATTGCCCGAAACAGTATagtacgggtggtacataccggtccaataGCTGACTAGAATGCAAAGCATCCTGTGCCGGACGATATACTAGTTGGGGGGCGTATCGAGCAATACACCCTTCATACTGGGTGAAATGGTCGAAATTTGACCTAGTGGTTGGATTTCGATTGAAATCAATCAAGGGCCCAGATTGAATTGGTTTTGAATGCCTATTTAACCCTATTCCTCCCCCCTCTTTCATCCTATTTCAATCTCACATCTTCTACCACTCTTTCTCACTCAACCATTGTCTCTTTCTTACAATTCTCACTCTTGTTCAATATCAACGGAAGAACCGTTTGGAACATGCCGCTAAGCTGCTCATCAGTGTTCAAAAAAGACAGATTCGCTATCTCTtctttatttgaatattttttattgaaatagaaCTAAATTTGCATTTAGTTCTAATTAAAATACCCtaatttaggtttttttttctCCTAATTTTCATGTATTTTTATAGATTTTCTGAACAGTTTTTGGAATTGTTGACACTTTCCGATGTATCGTGTGTTAGAATGCCGGTACATACCGGACCAGCCAAAGATCGGCATAGCCGATCggcacgaaatttcaatccttggtctcTTCTATTGAGAATGTTAATGATCACATACATGTTGGTGAGTGTTGTGTTTTGCTGAGATTGGCATATGTATTGGTACAGATTATACAATTTAAtttatcatattaaatcttttgttGCAAAGATTGCTTCATTGACATGAAAACAAAGATGACACTTAAGCCAAGTTCAAGTGGCAAAGTGGATTTTGTGACTTTAAAAGTGCCTCGAATTTTGTTATCTATTCCTCCAATGGACAATTTATTATTAATCAgtttttttttgtatatgttgtacTATCTTCAGTACACGAGAAAATGGAAGTAACAATTACTGAGTTCTAGATATCCAAGAAAAAAATGGTAAGCAAATAAAGCCATAGCTTTTATCAGGAATTTAATAATTATGTTCAGCAAGAAATTTAACAAATGTAACAGTTCCATTGCCACCTGGAAATTTTGATGAGCACAACCTTTTAAGATAGGGTGGTTGTGCAAAGATTCTTCTGTTGAAATAGTTTGTTTTTATGATAGTGAAATTGAGTTGGACCATAAACCTATATTGGATATCTGTTTTGATTggttgagaagaaagaaaaaacttttttttttgacCTATTATGTTGATAGGAAAATATTGTAGTGTGCAGAACTATTTTCCAACCTAGTAGAAGATGGTGTTCATATCTTTGTTGAAGTAAGTGCTGTCTAGTTTTGATTTATAATCCATTTGGCTGAATTATATATCCTTGAATGCATGAAAACTATCCCCTCTATGTTGAATTAGAGCAGTTACTCAAAAAAGAAAAGCGGGAAAGTTCTGCTGCATGTTAGATTTCTTCTTCTTACTTGATTACAGACTATGTGAATGTTTTATCTGTCAAATCTAAATGCCTTGAGGATCAGTTTAGCTTTAAACCTTCACATACTTCTTCAGGTATGAATTTTTTGCTATGATGGGTTCTTTAATGCCAATATTCTAATACCTTCCCGTTTGGTGCAGGAGATGTCTTACAACAATTATTTGGATGCTGATGCAGCATGGAATTGTGTGTCAGAGTTCAAGAGCCCTACTTGTGTGATTGTGAAGCACACAAATCCATGTGGTGTAGCATCACGACAAGATATTCTTGAAGCATACAGGTTAGCTGTAAAAGCTGATCCTGTCAGTGCATTTGGTGGCATTGTTGCTTTCAACACAACAGTTGACGAGGTCAGAAACAATATAAATGAAATTTTATTTAGCTGGTATGTTGATTTACATCTATTCATCTCACACAATCGAATGTCCAGGATCTTGCGAAGGAGATTCGAGAATTTAGGAGTCCAACAGATGGTGCGACTCGAATGTTTTATGAGATAGTGGTTGCACCTAAATACACAGAGAAAGGCCTCGAGATTCTTCGTGGGAAGTCCAAAACCTTGAGGATTCTTGAAGCAAAAAAGAGTGAGAAAGGAATGCTCTCACTGAGACAGGTTGGTGGGGGCTGGTTAGCTCAGGACTCGGATGGCTTAACCCCAGAAGATATCAAATTCAGTGTGATGTCGAAAAGGGTTCCACAAGAGGCCGAGCTCCACGATGCAGAGTTTGCATGGCTTTGTGTCAAGCATGTCAAGAGTAATGCCATTGTAATAGCTAAGGTTAGTTGTTTATTTTCTCCACTTCAGTACTGCtagttttcttttgaatttgtGGCAATATAATATTGTGTTCCTCATGTTGTAAGTTTACTTTTGTTACTCAAACTAACAAACCAAATGAACCCATAATGGAAAAAATGGGTCTTCTACTTTTCTCAGAATAACTGTATGCTGGGAATGGGGAGTGGTCAACCAAATAGGCTGGAGAGCTTAAGAATTGCTTTTAGGAAAGCGGGAGAAGAAGCAAAAGGAGCTGCATTGGCTAGCGATGCATTCTTCCCGTTTGGTAAGAAATATATGCTAGTGATACACGATCTACTCTCTTAAATATATTTCGCATTAGGTTTCATGTTTACCAGTAAAGCGTATGCATCTGGTTAAATTCTCACTAGTTCCTTCTCGGCCATCATATAACTGCTGCTCAAATGGTTCATTGCACACTCACATATTTCATGCATTATCCTGTGGATGCCTTTCCGTTCGTCTTTCATACTTGTAGGGAGATGCTgtggagtatttcatgcattatcttTATAGGGTTCATCCTATCTGAGGCCACACTTTGTATACTTCTGTGTCATGAATTACAAATGCATGGAAAgcactaatttattttttttttgggagCAGAACACAACATATTTGTATACTTGTGTTGGTGAAATGTAATATGTTCCCTTTTTCCTACTGCTTTAGCTTTGAGTAGAATTTAGATGCAAATATGTTATCATCTAAACTGAGAATACTGCATTGGCAGCTTGGAAGGATGCGGTTGAAGAGGCATGCGAGAAAGGCATCGGAGTGATCGCAGAGCCTGGAGGTAGCATCAGAGATGGAGATGCTGTGGAGTGCTGCAACAAGTATGGAGTTTCTCTTCTCTTCACTAATGTCAGGCACTTCAGGCACTGAAAGAGGATGTAGGTAGCATCACTGAAGGAATCCAaggtttatataaattatttagaataaaatGGGGAAACTATAATTCTAACGAGTCGAGACCAAAATTCTTAAACTAGTGTGCGATTCTGAGACCAA
Coding sequences:
- the LOC135594051 gene encoding uncharacterized protein LOC135594051; its protein translation is MPLSLSAAPAAANGAARRLVYSTRRCLQRVRQDRIFLSVVRCRYSTVTRSSIRGMADVETQKAPSPALSTGHKQALISLSDKRELAFLGNELQCLGYSIVSTGGTASSLEESGVSVTKVEDITHFPEMLDGRVKTLHPSIHGGILARRDHHHHMEALNRHGIGTFDVVVVNLYPFYEKVTSSNKIAFEDGIENIDIGGPTLIRAAAKNHKDVLVVVDHEDYPAVLEFLRREQDDQEFRRKLAWKAFQHVATYDSAVSEWLWKQTENGEKLPPSFTVPLSLKSTLRYGENPHQNAAFYGDKSISVVNSGGIATAIQHHGKEMSYNNYLDADAAWNCVSEFKSPTCVIVKHTNPCGVASRQDILEAYRLAVKADPVSAFGGIVAFNTTVDEDLAKEIREFRSPTDGATRMFYEIVVAPKYTEKGLEILRGKSKTLRILEAKKSEKGMLSLRQVGGGWLAQDSDGLTPEDIKFSVMSKRVPQEAELHDAEFAWLCVKHVKSNAIVIAKNNCMLGMGSGQPNRLESLRIAFRKAGEEAKGAALASDAFFPFAWKDAVEEACEKGIGVIAEPGGSIRDGDAVECCNKYGVSLLFTNVRHFRH